From a single Suncus etruscus isolate mSunEtr1 chromosome 15 unlocalized genomic scaffold, mSunEtr1.pri.cur SUPER_15_unloc_5, whole genome shotgun sequence genomic region:
- the LOC126000486 gene encoding zinc finger protein 595-like, whose amino-acid sequence MKIHTGEKPYSCQECGKAFARSSDLNKHMKVHTGEKPYSCQECGKAFARSSSLNKHMKVHTGEKPYSCQECGKAFPQSSSLSDHMKIHTGEKPYSCQECGKAFARSSDLNKHMKVHTGEKPYSCQECGKAFARSSSLNKHMKVHTGEKPYSCQECGKAFPQSSSLSDHMKIHTGEKPYSCQECGKAFARSSDLNKHMKVHTGEKPYSCQECGKAFARSSSLNKHMKIHTGEKPYSCQECGKAFGRSSSLSDHMKIHTGEKPY is encoded by the coding sequence cttaacaaacacatgaaagttcatacaggagagaagccatattcatgtcaggagtgtggaaaggcatttgctcgatcctcaagccttaacaaacacatgaaagttcatacaggagagaagccttattcatgtcaggagtgtggaaaggcatttccTCAATCCTCAAGcctttctgatcacatgaaaattcatacaggagagaagccttattcatgtcaggagtgtggaaaggcatttgctcgatcctcagaccttaacaaacacatgaaagttcatacaggagagaagccatattcatgtcaggagtgtggaaaggcatttgctcgatcctcaagccttaacaaacacatgaaagttcatacaggagagaagccttattcatgtcaggagtgtggaaaggcatttccTCAATCCTCAAGcctttctgatcacatgaaaattcatacaggagagaagccttattcatgtcaggagtgtggaaaggcatttgctcgatcctcagaccttaacaaacacatgaaagttcatacaggagagaagccatattcatgtcaggagtgtggaaaggcatttgctcgatcctcaagccttaacaaacacatgaaaattcatacaggagagaagccttattcatgtcaggagtgtggaaaggcatttggtCGATCCTCAAGCCTTTCcgatcacatgaaaattcatacaggagagaagccttattaa